A window of Bufo gargarizans isolate SCDJY-AF-19 chromosome 9, ASM1485885v1, whole genome shotgun sequence contains these coding sequences:
- the LOC122919876 gene encoding leucine-rich repeat-containing protein 38-like, producing the protein MYPGRPVARSRPPIVVSGFAKNTMLYIVFWMTFLGTSSPQNPKCPDVCRCSSGVVDCYGRGLYFIPEDLEEDTHTMLLAYNKITALKTLSFYKYPYLSHLELHNNLISNIDPQAFKNLQNLTYLDLSRNQLTILKPKVFKPLTSLKTLNLGNNWITSLPGDILEPLRNLTTLYLHNNALTGLRVDILYHLPALTQLRLDGNPWVCTCQIQYLLSWMVDNAQKIYEKERTLCGVPKYLNQYPILEIERDSFDHCQDFFTLHEYLYFLLIGLVLFLSSIILCLVTGGLIVFYERLLLKAQRKPRVYKKRTVKKQESITNGHHIPVCHI; encoded by the exons TCGTCTTCTGGATGACTTTTTTAGGTACGAGTAGTCCACAGAACCCCAAGTGTCCAGATGTCTGCAGATGTTCTTCAGGAGTCGTAGACTGCTACGGAAGAGGTCTCTATTTCATCCCAGAAGATCTGGAGGAAGACACCCACACCATGCTCCTCGCCTACAATAAAATTACTGCCCTGAAGACGTTATCATTTTATAAGTACCCATACCTTAGTCATCTGGAGTTGCACAACAATTTAATCTCCAACATTGACCCTCAGGCCTTCAAGAACCTTCAGAATCTGACCTACTTGGATCTCAGCAGAAACCAGTTGACAATCTTAAAACCAAAGGTTTTCAAGCCGTTGACCAGCCTAAAAACATTAAACTTGGGGAACAACTGGATTACCAGCCTGCCCGGGGATATCCTGGAGCCCCTCAGAAATCTGACCACGCTGTATTTACACAACAACGCCCTGACTGGCCTGAGGGTGGACATTTTATATCATTTACCAGCCTTGACGCAGCTGAGATTGGATGGAAACCCCTGGGTTTGCACTTGTCAAATTCAGTATCTGTTGTCTTGGATGGTAGACAATGCTCAGAAAATTTATG AGAAAGAAAGAACTTTATGTGGAGTCCCAAAATACCTGAACCAATATCCTATCCTAGAAATCGAGAGGGACTCGTTCGACCACTGCCAGGACTTCTTCACCCTGCATGAATACCTTTATTTCCTGCTGATTGGCCTGGTGCTTTTCCTGAGCAGCATCATCCTCTGCCTGGTAACGGGGGGTCTCATTGTTTTCTACGAACGGTTGTTACTAAAAGCCCAACGAAAGCCACGTGTGTATAAGAAAAGGACAGTGAAGAAACAGGAGAGCATAACCAACGGCCACCACATACCAGTGTGCCATATATAA